A DNA window from Bacteroides cellulosilyticus contains the following coding sequences:
- a CDS encoding DUF5686 family protein codes for MKKVIFFAPFYESIIDDYRAALYIKGKVNLRKKNHILRFIPTMFRIRKGVREYMMETYSDLHFTAPDIYDQKVKASVGTSSEFWELDGRLPEYFHVNIYASTLLYDKLLSPLAPNAMKYYSYHVDSVMGKVHDLQYKISFKPKSKSFQLVSGHMVVSENVWSVREMHFSGRSEMLRFNNMIRMGDVGESDEFLPVHYDVDATFRFLGNVVDANYIAVLDYKTILQKDPSRMDRKRLKSKYDLSDSYTLRSDTNAYRKDSSYFESIRPIPLTVHEQDLYKDFFLSRDTSYRYKKPKNKNLEFWGQIGDALISRYTVDLSKLGSVRCSPLINPFLLSYSGKNGFSYRQEFKYNRIFTGDRLLRIVPRLGYNFKYNEFYWSVKSDFDYWPRKRAALHIDVGNGHRIYSSRMLDELESIPDSVFDFDQIQLDYFNDLYLKVRHSWEIVNGLSLDLGFSMHKRTEANRSFYVSTKSAQSRSVTTSGDNPDWEEKMRHSYNSFAPRVRLTWTPGQYYYMNGDRKVNLHSKYPSISVDWERGINGVFKSTGTYERVEVDIQHSIPLGLMRDFYLRFGWGAFTNQKDIYFVDFANFTRSNLPVGWNDEIGGVFQLLDGRWYNSSRKYLRGHLTYESPFLLLRHLVKYTQHVLNERLYLNALVVPHLNPYVEVGYGIGTNIFDFGVFGSFANWKFKEIGCKFTFELFNR; via the coding sequence ATGAAGAAAGTCATCTTCTTTGCTCCTTTTTATGAAAGCATCATCGACGACTATAGAGCCGCTCTTTATATCAAGGGAAAAGTGAATCTTCGCAAGAAAAATCATATCTTACGCTTTATTCCTACCATGTTCCGTATCCGGAAAGGAGTGAGGGAGTATATGATGGAAACTTATAGTGACTTGCATTTCACAGCTCCCGACATTTATGATCAGAAAGTAAAAGCCAGTGTCGGCACTTCTTCCGAGTTTTGGGAGCTGGACGGCAGGTTGCCGGAATATTTCCATGTTAATATCTACGCTTCCACCTTATTATATGATAAGCTCCTTTCGCCTCTGGCTCCAAATGCGATGAAGTATTATTCTTATCATGTCGATTCAGTAATGGGTAAAGTGCATGATTTGCAATATAAAATTAGTTTCAAACCGAAAAGCAAAAGCTTTCAGTTGGTTAGCGGTCACATGGTGGTCAGTGAGAATGTCTGGAGTGTGCGTGAAATGCATTTTAGCGGACGTTCTGAAATGTTGCGTTTCAACAATATGATACGTATGGGAGATGTGGGTGAGTCGGATGAGTTTTTGCCTGTGCATTATGATGTGGATGCCACTTTCCGCTTTCTGGGTAATGTGGTCGATGCCAATTATATTGCTGTTCTCGATTATAAAACCATTCTTCAGAAAGACCCTTCACGGATGGATCGGAAAAGGTTGAAAAGCAAGTATGATCTGTCGGATTCCTACACATTGCGCAGTGATACGAATGCTTACAGAAAGGATAGTTCTTATTTTGAGAGTATACGTCCCATTCCGTTAACTGTACATGAACAGGACTTATATAAGGATTTCTTTTTGAGCCGTGATACTTCATATCGATATAAGAAACCCAAAAATAAGAATCTGGAATTCTGGGGACAGATAGGTGATGCGCTTATCAGCCGTTATACGGTAGATCTTTCGAAACTGGGAAGTGTGCGTTGCTCGCCGCTTATCAATCCGTTCTTGCTGAGTTATAGCGGGAAGAATGGTTTTTCTTACCGACAGGAATTTAAGTACAACCGTATTTTTACGGGCGACCGCCTGTTGCGTATCGTTCCCAGATTGGGTTATAACTTCAAGTATAATGAGTTTTACTGGTCGGTAAAGTCTGATTTTGATTACTGGCCACGTAAACGTGCGGCTCTTCACATAGATGTAGGTAATGGACACCGTATTTATAGTAGCAGGATGTTGGATGAGCTGGAGAGTATTCCTGATAGTGTTTTCGATTTTGATCAGATACAACTGGATTACTTTAATGACTTATACTTGAAGGTGCGGCATAGTTGGGAGATTGTAAACGGCTTGTCACTGGATCTCGGTTTTTCCATGCATAAGCGTACAGAGGCGAATCGTTCTTTTTACGTTTCTACAAAGTCTGCCCAGTCGCGAAGTGTAACCACTTCGGGGGATAATCCCGATTGGGAGGAAAAAATGCGCCATTCTTACAATAGTTTTGCTCCGCGTGTCCGTCTGACGTGGACTCCTGGGCAATACTATTATATGAATGGTGATCGCAAAGTGAACTTACATTCCAAATATCCCAGTATTTCAGTGGACTGGGAGCGGGGCATCAATGGGGTTTTTAAGAGTACCGGTACCTATGAGCGTGTCGAAGTGGATATTCAGCACTCCATTCCCTTAGGATTGATGCGTGATTTCTATCTCCGCTTTGGATGGGGAGCTTTCACCAATCAAAAAGATATATACTTTGTGGATTTTGCCAACTTTACCCGTTCCAATCTCCCAGTGGGATGGAATGATGAAATTGGCGGCGTATTCCAGTTGCTTGACGGGCGGTGGTATAACTCCTCCCGTAAATATCTTCGTGGGCATTTGACATACGAATCTCCCTTTCTGCTGTTGCGTCATTTGGTGAAGTATACACAGCATGTGCTCAATGAGCGTCTTTATCTGAACGCTTTGGTTGTTCCGCATCTGAATCCTTATGTTGAGGTTGGCTATGGCATCGGCACCAATATTTTTGATTTCGGAGTCTTTGGCAGCTTTGCCAACTGGAAATTTAAAGAGATAGGTTGCAAATTCACTTTTGAGTTATTCAACCGATAA
- a CDS encoding RagB/SusD family nutrient uptake outer membrane protein — protein MKANKILAIGFMAAATVFTVGCSDDFLKVNNPKGEPLEDYYKTDAHIQEALIAAYDPIHWPDWAFDQYNALNIDAEIMGDDFWVGGADKSDMRNWHLLFNYEGDENNTLNSLWTVDYSGVKRCNDVLKYLGWATDVTAENRVSYEMQARCLRVYYYNMLWHYFGNIPFYLENLSNLPYTAPQFTADEVYNQLIVELEAVIDSKVLPMKYYKDKNGKDDEGQLGRVTQAMAYMMYAEMVMYQNDNSRFTKALGYMKEIIASPQYELNNDFANIWETNGEWCNESIWEINYEHSIAERDWGNAALNIGGTVLPTLISPKEWPGGDDWSTGQDGWGFLPIRLATYEMFSSTDKRRDATCWDVRGVTYNVRYQDTHIWLAKYRPMDKNNENGPTSKNLNYNNNYRYYRYAEALLNAAELSLRTGGSASGEAKTWLNEVRTRAGLRGIENVTVNDILNERHLEFVGEGKRYWDLVRAEDISEASSANKASTALVPDEYGYRTNSWTAKKKYIPIAQGELDSDPALVQNNYK, from the coding sequence ATGAAAGCAAATAAAATATTAGCAATAGGCTTTATGGCTGCCGCTACAGTGTTTACTGTAGGTTGCAGTGATGATTTCCTTAAGGTGAACAATCCTAAAGGTGAACCATTGGAAGATTATTATAAAACAGATGCCCACATTCAGGAAGCTCTGATTGCGGCTTATGACCCTATTCATTGGCCCGACTGGGCATTTGATCAGTACAATGCCCTGAACATCGATGCCGAAATTATGGGTGACGACTTCTGGGTAGGTGGTGCAGACAAGTCGGATATGAGAAACTGGCACCTGTTGTTCAACTATGAAGGCGATGAGAACAATACGCTCAACTCGCTTTGGACGGTTGACTATTCGGGCGTGAAGCGTTGCAACGATGTACTGAAGTATCTCGGCTGGGCTACGGATGTAACGGCGGAAAACCGTGTAAGCTATGAGATGCAGGCCCGTTGTCTCCGCGTATACTATTACAATATGCTGTGGCATTACTTTGGGAATATACCTTTCTATCTTGAGAATCTTTCGAATCTTCCTTATACGGCTCCGCAGTTCACTGCCGACGAAGTTTACAATCAGCTGATAGTAGAACTGGAGGCTGTGATTGATTCCAAAGTGTTGCCGATGAAGTATTATAAAGACAAAAATGGTAAGGATGATGAAGGTCAGTTAGGTCGCGTTACACAGGCTATGGCCTATATGATGTATGCCGAAATGGTGATGTACCAAAATGACAACAGCCGTTTCACGAAAGCTCTGGGTTATATGAAAGAAATTATTGCTTCTCCTCAGTACGAATTGAATAATGACTTTGCTAATATCTGGGAAACAAACGGTGAATGGTGCAATGAATCTATTTGGGAAATCAATTACGAGCATTCCATTGCAGAACGTGATTGGGGAAATGCTGCTTTGAATATCGGTGGTACAGTACTTCCTACTTTGATTTCTCCTAAAGAATGGCCCGGTGGTGATGATTGGTCTACAGGTCAGGATGGTTGGGGATTTCTGCCTATACGTCTTGCGACTTACGAAATGTTCAGCTCTACAGATAAGCGTCGTGATGCTACCTGCTGGGATGTTCGTGGCGTTACATACAATGTGCGTTATCAGGATACTCATATCTGGCTGGCAAAATACAGGCCGATGGATAAAAACAATGAAAATGGTCCTACCAGTAAGAACTTGAACTATAATAATAATTATCGCTATTACCGCTATGCGGAGGCTCTGCTCAACGCAGCCGAGTTATCTCTCCGTACAGGTGGAAGCGCAAGCGGTGAAGCTAAGACATGGCTGAATGAGGTGCGTACACGTGCCGGTTTGAGAGGAATTGAAAATGTTACGGTTAACGATATTCTCAACGAACGTCACCTTGAGTTCGTGGGCGAAGGCAAGCGCTACTGGGATTTGGTACGTGCCGAAGATATTAGTGAAGCATCGTCTGCTAATAAAGCCTCTACAGCACTTGTTCCCGATGAATATGGCTATCGCACCAATTCCTGGACTGCCAAGAAGAAATATATCCCTATTGCACAAGGAGAGTTGGATTCCGACCCGGCTTTGGTTCAGAACAATTATAAATAA
- a CDS encoding family 16 glycosylhydrolase, translated as MKPFHLFALTTFLFSLIACGSSDDDFNPQPDDIILVCSPEKVEAGAIEGEYTLNVTCSGGEWTAFASDDCSSWVTAKVVDSSLDKGRVTVTVKANTGTTSRNGSVVVKSGVKRVTIPVTQAVPMSVSQRDIYSTSRGESFTLSVVAAGDWSVKSNDSWIKAEKVDDKTVSVMTEPNEKKTSRNGTLDITLGAEKITVTVYQESVEDRDVVTPEGYRLVWHDEFNEGITLGTDWTHEVQKSGWVNNELQEYVNGSVSGKRVTELVDGKLNINCFKGSDGKIYSGRVYAKVNTGWLYGYFEARIMLPKGKGTWPAFWMMPVNNNYSTNPWPGCGEIDIMEEVGVDANIVSSSIHCAAYNHTINTQKTASRNIGTAESEFHVYACEWTPDYLKFFIDGTELMTFKNEGSGKNVWPFTYAFYPILNLAWGGDWGGYKGVDESALPITMKVDYVRVFQKK; from the coding sequence ATGAAACCTTTTCATTTATTTGCGTTAACAACATTCTTATTCTCATTAATCGCTTGCGGAAGTAGTGATGATGACTTTAATCCGCAACCTGATGATATAATATTGGTCTGCTCACCGGAAAAGGTGGAAGCTGGTGCAATAGAGGGAGAATATACGCTCAATGTTACTTGCAGTGGTGGAGAATGGACTGCTTTTGCCAGTGATGATTGTAGTTCTTGGGTAACAGCTAAAGTGGTGGATTCTTCTCTGGATAAGGGAAGGGTTACCGTTACTGTGAAAGCAAATACGGGAACAACTTCCCGAAACGGTTCAGTTGTCGTTAAGTCGGGAGTGAAACGCGTTACAATACCTGTGACGCAAGCAGTTCCAATGTCTGTTTCACAACGTGATATCTATTCTACTTCTCGTGGCGAGAGCTTTACATTATCTGTTGTGGCGGCTGGTGATTGGAGTGTTAAATCTAATGATAGCTGGATAAAGGCTGAAAAGGTAGATGACAAAACAGTGAGTGTCATGACGGAACCCAATGAGAAGAAGACTTCTCGGAATGGGACTCTGGATATTACTTTGGGCGCAGAGAAAATTACCGTAACTGTGTATCAGGAATCGGTCGAGGATCGTGATGTCGTTACTCCCGAAGGATATCGCCTGGTTTGGCATGACGAGTTTAATGAAGGTATCACTCTTGGCACCGATTGGACACACGAAGTGCAAAAGTCCGGTTGGGTGAATAATGAACTTCAGGAATATGTGAATGGTTCAGTAAGTGGTAAGCGTGTGACGGAATTAGTAGATGGTAAATTAAATATCAACTGCTTTAAAGGTTCTGATGGAAAGATATATTCGGGACGTGTGTATGCTAAAGTAAATACTGGATGGCTTTATGGCTATTTTGAGGCTCGCATCATGCTTCCTAAAGGTAAAGGTACTTGGCCTGCTTTTTGGATGATGCCGGTGAACAATAATTATTCTACTAATCCCTGGCCGGGGTGTGGCGAGATTGACATCATGGAAGAAGTGGGTGTTGATGCGAATATCGTCTCTTCTTCTATTCATTGTGCAGCTTATAATCATACCATAAACACTCAGAAGACTGCATCTCGCAATATTGGTACGGCAGAGTCAGAGTTTCATGTCTATGCTTGTGAGTGGACACCCGACTATCTGAAATTCTTTATAGATGGAACAGAATTGATGACATTCAAGAATGAAGGTTCCGGCAAAAATGTGTGGCCGTTCACTTATGCTTTCTATCCCATTCTCAACCTTGCATGGGGCGGTGATTGGGGAGGATACAAAGGTGTAGATGAGAGCGCCTTGCCTATAACGATGAAGGTGGATTATGTACGCGTGTTTCAAAAGAAATAA
- a CDS encoding SusC/RagA family TonB-linked outer membrane protein, whose product MKKLLSVLFLLSFTLASAVYAQDIQIKGTVVSGADNEPLPGVNVVVKGNATTGTITGIDGEFALSVPSDAILSISYIGFKSQEVSVSGKRELKIVLQEDAEALDEVVVVGYGVQKKSVVTASIAKVSSEDLASKSPVRMDNALKGLAAGVDVTSASGQPGESPRVRIRGIGTINNSDPLYIVDGMPIGGGLDFVNPNDIESIEVLKDAASGAIYGARAANGVILVTTKKGKMGKAQINYNFSYGWQSAWKKRDVTSATDYAILQNEKYVNGGQAPIYTDPYNLKDAMGNDITGFGTDWQELVFNDNAPVVNHDVTISGASEKVNYYLSLGYFSQEGIVGGNYGHSNYDRLTIRSNTQYNLIDATKERSFLNKLDLGVNVAYMRTHSTGVATNSEFGSILGSALYLSPILTPTLTGDAAKDLIAAYPTYDLPRDENGNVYTVPGGSYGEMNNPLAMMTLNPQKNWSHKFVPKFSLDLQLWDNLKYHFSYSADMGFWGYNGATTSLFYLSGNNNASHTSASAEKQQNVTWQIENTLTYDKTIGKHSFGVVLGQSALKYKGDKLGGSRWNLVNPNNPSIDYATGGVLVTEKDGKITTTVQHSVYGAPEIEHRMSSLFARLSYNYAERYMFQATIRRDGSSRFGSNNLYGIFPSASLGWNVMNEAFMEGTRDWLSNFKIRASWGKNGSDNIEEFGFTALTAMGNNVLFGKNATKFNGSKAQGLANPDLKWEESEQTDLGIDLAFLNSALTFSADYYVKKTNGMIIRMPIPSYVGETKPLGNVGDMKNSGFEFELGYKWNVSDAKFAVKGNATYLKNELKNLGNDTGYLDFDGIQGFSGGGTRGSNGQPFPYFFGYKTDGVFQNVDEVSAYVNKDGNMIMPKAVPGDVRFVDVNGDGEISSDDRTNIGNGTPDWTYGLNLNADWKGFDFNIFFQGVAGADVFDGTYRSDISAGNYPSWMLGRWTGEGTSNKYPRLAVGDSQNWLVSDLYVCDGSYLRLKNITLGYTLPRTLTRKLTIERLRFYVQAENLVTWTKYWGFDPEISSGPDGIKSLGIDRGVYPQARTFIVGVNVSF is encoded by the coding sequence ATGAAAAAGTTATTATCAGTTTTATTTTTACTGAGCTTTACCTTAGCTTCTGCTGTATATGCACAAGATATACAGATAAAAGGTACGGTGGTAAGTGGTGCGGACAATGAGCCCTTACCTGGAGTAAATGTGGTGGTGAAAGGTAATGCCACTACGGGAACAATCACCGGTATAGACGGTGAATTTGCTTTGTCGGTTCCTTCCGACGCAATCCTTTCTATTTCTTATATAGGATTCAAATCACAGGAAGTTTCGGTAAGTGGCAAGCGTGAACTGAAAATTGTGTTGCAGGAAGATGCGGAAGCGTTGGACGAAGTGGTGGTAGTGGGTTACGGTGTGCAGAAAAAGAGTGTGGTAACGGCATCTATCGCTAAGGTAAGCAGTGAAGACCTCGCAAGCAAGTCTCCTGTGCGCATGGATAATGCATTGAAAGGTTTGGCTGCCGGTGTAGATGTAACTTCTGCTTCAGGGCAACCGGGTGAAAGTCCTCGTGTACGTATACGTGGTATCGGTACTATTAATAATAGTGACCCGCTCTACATCGTGGACGGTATGCCTATTGGTGGTGGGCTTGACTTTGTGAATCCGAATGATATCGAGTCTATCGAAGTCTTGAAAGATGCAGCTTCCGGTGCCATCTATGGTGCGCGTGCAGCCAATGGTGTTATCCTTGTGACTACTAAGAAGGGCAAGATGGGTAAGGCCCAAATCAATTATAACTTCTCTTATGGCTGGCAGAGTGCATGGAAGAAGCGCGACGTGACAAGTGCCACAGATTATGCTATCTTGCAGAATGAGAAGTATGTGAATGGTGGTCAAGCTCCTATTTATACTGACCCTTACAATCTGAAAGATGCTATGGGAAATGATATTACAGGTTTTGGTACAGACTGGCAGGAGCTTGTTTTCAATGACAATGCCCCGGTTGTAAACCATGATGTAACCATCAGCGGTGCATCCGAGAAGGTGAACTACTACTTGTCACTGGGTTATTTCTCACAGGAGGGTATCGTAGGTGGTAACTATGGGCATTCTAACTATGATCGTCTGACAATCCGTTCAAACACTCAGTACAACCTGATTGACGCTACCAAGGAGCGTAGTTTCCTGAATAAATTGGATCTGGGCGTGAATGTAGCTTATATGCGTACGCATTCTACCGGAGTTGCTACCAACTCTGAATTTGGCTCCATTTTGGGCTCCGCTCTTTATCTGTCCCCCATTTTAACTCCTACTTTGACAGGTGATGCTGCTAAGGATTTGATTGCTGCTTATCCTACTTATGATTTGCCGCGTGATGAAAATGGTAATGTATATACTGTTCCCGGTGGTTCTTATGGTGAAATGAACAATCCATTGGCTATGATGACATTGAATCCTCAGAAGAATTGGTCTCATAAGTTTGTACCCAAGTTTTCTCTTGATTTGCAACTGTGGGATAATTTGAAGTATCACTTCAGCTATAGTGCCGACATGGGGTTTTGGGGCTATAATGGAGCTACGACTTCTCTGTTCTATCTGTCCGGTAACAACAACGCATCGCATACCAGTGCATCTGCGGAAAAGCAACAGAATGTTACCTGGCAGATTGAAAATACGTTGACTTATGATAAAACAATCGGTAAACACTCCTTTGGTGTTGTTCTGGGTCAATCTGCACTCAAGTATAAGGGTGACAAACTTGGTGGGAGTCGTTGGAATCTGGTAAATCCCAATAACCCTTCTATTGACTATGCTACGGGGGGCGTTCTGGTTACAGAGAAAGATGGCAAAATTACCACGACTGTTCAGCACAGTGTTTACGGTGCTCCTGAGATAGAGCACAGAATGTCTTCACTTTTTGCCCGTCTCAGTTACAACTACGCAGAGCGCTATATGTTCCAGGCTACGATACGCCGCGACGGTTCCAGCCGCTTTGGTTCGAATAATCTGTATGGTATATTTCCGTCCGCATCTTTAGGATGGAATGTGATGAACGAAGCGTTTATGGAAGGTACGCGTGACTGGCTGTCTAATTTCAAGATTCGTGCCAGCTGGGGTAAGAATGGTAGCGATAACATAGAGGAATTTGGTTTTACTGCACTGACTGCTATGGGCAATAACGTGCTCTTCGGTAAGAACGCCACCAAGTTTAATGGTTCTAAAGCTCAGGGGTTAGCCAATCCTGATTTGAAGTGGGAAGAGAGTGAACAGACTGACTTGGGTATTGACCTTGCGTTCCTGAACAGTGCTTTGACATTCAGTGCTGACTATTATGTAAAGAAAACCAACGGTATGATTATCAGAATGCCTATTCCGAGTTATGTAGGTGAAACGAAACCTCTGGGTAACGTGGGCGATATGAAGAATAGCGGTTTTGAATTTGAGCTTGGTTATAAGTGGAATGTATCTGATGCCAAATTTGCTGTTAAAGGTAATGCTACTTATCTTAAGAATGAATTGAAGAATCTGGGTAATGATACCGGTTATCTTGACTTTGATGGTATTCAAGGATTCTCTGGCGGTGGAACACGCGGTTCAAACGGTCAGCCTTTCCCTTACTTCTTTGGTTACAAGACTGATGGCGTTTTTCAAAATGTGGATGAGGTTTCTGCTTATGTAAATAAAGATGGCAATATGATTATGCCGAAAGCTGTTCCGGGTGACGTTCGTTTTGTTGACGTGAATGGGGATGGTGAGATTTCCTCTGATGACCGCACTAACATTGGTAACGGCACTCCCGACTGGACTTATGGTTTGAATCTCAATGCTGATTGGAAGGGTTTCGACTTCAATATCTTCTTCCAGGGTGTGGCAGGTGCCGATGTATTTGATGGTACTTATCGTTCGGACATCTCTGCCGGAAACTATCCTTCATGGATGTTAGGCCGCTGGACCGGTGAGGGAACTTCAAACAAATATCCTCGTCTGGCTGTTGGCGATTCCCAGAACTGGTTGGTATCCGACCTTTATGTATGCGACGGCTCTTACCTCCGCCTCAAGAATATTACTTTGGGTTACACATTGCCCCGGACTCTTACCCGCAAGCTGACCATTGAACGTCTGCGTTTCTATGTACAAGCTGAGAACCTGGTGACTTGGACTAAGTATTGGGGCTTCGATCCTGAAATATCTTCGGGACCTGATGGAATCAAATCTCTCGGTATCGACCGTGGCGTTTATCCGCAGGCTCGTACATTCATAGTGGGTGTAAACGTTTCTTTCTAA
- a CDS encoding glutamine synthetase III yields the protein MSKMRFYALQELANRRPLEVTTPSNKLSDYYGSHVFDRKKMQEYLPREAYKAVTDAIEKGTPISREIADLIANGMKSWAKSLNVTHYTHWFQPLTDGTAEKHDGFIEFGENSNVIERFSGKLLIQQEPDASSFPNGGIRNTFEARGYTAWDVSSPAFVVDTTLCIPTIFISYTGEALDYKTPLLKALGAVDKAATEVCQLFDKNVTRVFTNLGWEQEYFLVDSALYNARPDLCLTGRTLMGHSSAKDQQLEDHYFGSIPPRVTAFMKELEIECHKLGIPAKTRHNEVAPNQFELAPIFENANLANDHNQLVMDLMKRIARKHNFAVLLHEKPYSGVNGSGKHNNWSLCTDTGINLFAPGKNPKGNMLFLTFLVNVLMMVYKNQNLLRASIMSAGNSHRLGANEAPPAILSIFLGRQLSATLDDIVRQVGDDKMTAEEKTTLKLGIGRIPEILLDTTDRNRTSPFAFTGNRFEFRAAGSSSNCAAAMIAINAAMANQLNEFKASIDKLMEEGIGKDEAIFRVLKETIIASEAIRFEGDGYSDQWKEEAARRGLTNICHVPEALMHYMDNQSRSVLIGERIFNETELACRLEVELEKYTMKVQIESRVLGDLAINHIVPIAVSYQNRLLENLRGLKEIFSPEEYEVLSADRKELIREISKRVTSIKVLVREMTEARKVANHMDSYKDKAFAYEETVRPYLEKIRDHIDHLEMEVDDEIWPLPKYRELLFTK from the coding sequence ATGTCAAAAATGAGATTTTACGCCTTACAAGAGCTTGCCAACCGGCGCCCTCTTGAAGTTACTACCCCTTCGAACAAATTATCCGATTACTACGGAAGCCATGTGTTCGACCGTAAAAAAATGCAGGAATATCTACCCAGAGAAGCTTACAAAGCTGTAACGGATGCCATCGAAAAAGGAACTCCCATCAGTCGGGAAATAGCTGACCTGATAGCAAACGGCATGAAAAGTTGGGCTAAATCCCTGAACGTTACTCATTACACTCACTGGTTTCAGCCGCTGACGGATGGTACAGCCGAAAAACATGATGGCTTCATCGAATTCGGAGAAAATTCAAATGTAATTGAACGCTTCTCCGGCAAATTGCTCATCCAACAGGAACCGGACGCATCTTCTTTCCCCAACGGAGGTATCCGTAATACATTTGAAGCACGCGGATATACGGCATGGGATGTTTCCTCTCCCGCCTTCGTGGTAGATACGACTCTGTGTATCCCTACAATCTTCATCTCATATACCGGCGAAGCCCTGGACTACAAGACTCCATTACTGAAAGCACTCGGTGCCGTAGACAAAGCCGCCACGGAAGTATGCCAGTTATTTGATAAAAATGTAACCCGGGTGTTCACCAACTTAGGCTGGGAACAAGAATACTTCCTGGTAGACTCTGCCCTATACAACGCCCGCCCCGACCTTTGTCTGACCGGACGCACGCTAATGGGACATTCTTCCGCAAAAGACCAACAGTTGGAAGACCACTATTTCGGTTCTATTCCGCCACGGGTAACAGCCTTTATGAAAGAACTAGAAATAGAATGTCACAAACTGGGTATTCCGGCAAAAACACGCCATAACGAGGTTGCCCCCAACCAGTTTGAACTGGCTCCCATCTTTGAGAATGCCAACCTTGCCAACGATCATAACCAGTTAGTAATGGACCTGATGAAACGCATCGCCCGTAAGCATAACTTTGCCGTATTGTTGCATGAAAAGCCATACAGCGGTGTGAACGGCTCGGGAAAACACAACAACTGGTCACTCTGCACTGATACCGGCATCAATCTTTTTGCACCCGGCAAGAATCCTAAAGGCAACATGCTGTTCCTGACTTTCCTGGTGAATGTACTGATGATGGTCTACAAAAATCAGAATTTGCTGCGTGCCTCTATCATGAGTGCCGGCAACAGCCACCGTCTGGGTGCCAATGAAGCACCGCCCGCTATTCTGTCCATATTCCTGGGCAGACAATTATCGGCTACTCTGGATGATATCGTACGCCAGGTAGGCGATGACAAGATGACGGCTGAAGAGAAGACAACCCTTAAATTAGGAATCGGACGTATTCCTGAAATCCTTCTTGATACGACAGACCGCAACCGTACTTCTCCGTTTGCTTTCACCGGAAATCGTTTTGAATTCCGTGCTGCCGGTTCTTCTTCCAACTGTGCCGCTGCCATGATTGCCATAAATGCAGCTATGGCAAACCAGTTAAATGAGTTCAAAGCTTCTATCGACAAGTTGATGGAAGAAGGAATCGGTAAAGATGAAGCCATCTTCCGTGTTTTGAAAGAAACCATTATTGCTTCCGAAGCTATCCGCTTCGAAGGTGACGGCTATTCAGACCAATGGAAAGAGGAAGCTGCCCGCCGCGGATTGACGAACATCTGCCACGTACCCGAAGCTCTGATGCATTATATGGATAACCAGTCTCGTTCCGTGCTGATAGGTGAACGCATCTTCAATGAAACAGAGCTTGCCTGCCGTCTGGAAGTGGAACTGGAAAAGTACACGATGAAAGTGCAAATAGAAAGCCGTGTACTGGGTGATCTGGCCATCAATCACATTGTCCCCATTGCAGTCAGTTACCAAAACCGTCTGTTAGAGAATTTACGTGGACTCAAGGAAATCTTCTCTCCCGAAGAATACGAAGTACTGAGTGCTGACCGCAAGGAACTGATACGTGAAATATCCAAACGAGTAACGTCCATCAAGGTTCTGGTGCGCGAAATGACCGAAGCCCGTAAAGTTGCCAATCACATGGATAGCTACAAGGACAAGGCTTTCGCCTACGAAGAAACCGTCCGTCCTTATCTGGAAAAGATACGTGACCACATCGATCACCTCGAAATGGAGGTTGACGACGAGATCTGGCCGTTGCCGAAATATAGGGAATTGCTGTTCACGAAATGA